One window of Watersipora subatra chromosome 3, tzWatSuba1.1, whole genome shotgun sequence genomic DNA carries:
- the LOC137390131 gene encoding uncharacterized protein isoform X1 translates to MGQIMQDIKDEFHLWKFMFQRCPPTRFYWCKTVNSSIPLMIFRCAAFIFAITILSLTLWSNGSDAALWQLAAFTVWSYIMLTLYFFTASLISVFYVYKSYRYSEPFHQVAVTHERNNPVSTSEESIIRGEVSGTTADLVNNQIGTFRELTNHEINFQTESVPWFLITQWCLYNIALPAAILVTIVYWGALYPMLQASSDFHTNFIDVSLHAVNSAFMITEQYLGALPTRILHVYQPILYAIVYMIFSGIYWHFTGIILYPYILDWTRPGITTASLFGILLYFIVAQLVFFLLYRLQKYSCRNVHGDD, encoded by the exons ATGGGTCAGATAATGCAAGACATTAAAGATGAATTTCATCTATGGAAATTCATGTTTCAGAGATGCCCGCCTACAAGATTCTACTGGTGCAAG ACTGTGAACTCTTCCATTCCATTGATGATATTTAGATGTGCAGCTTTTATTTTTGCTATCACAATCCTGAGCCTGACCTTGTGGAGCAATGGCTCTGATGCTGCGCTTTGGCAGCTGGCTGCTTTCACAGTGTGGAGTTACATCATGCTTACCCTCTACTTTTTCACTGCGTCTCTCATCAG TGTTTTCTACGTGTACAAAAGCTACCGCTACTCAGAGCCATTCCATCAGGTAGCTGTTACTCATGAAAGAAACAATCCCGTATCTACGTCTGAAGAGAGCATCATTAGAGGAGAAGTTTCCGGAACCACAGCTGATTTGGTAAATAACCAGATAGGAACTTTCAGGGAGTTG ACAAATCATGAAATCAATTTCCAGACAGAGTCAGTACCCTGGTTTCTCATAACTCAGTGGTGCTTATACAACATAGCTCTACCGGCAGCAATCCTCGTCACCATCGTCTACTGGGGTGCACTCTATCCAATGCTACAGGCTTCTTCTGACTTCCATACTAACTTCATAGACGTGTCGTTGCATGCGGTGAACAGCGCTTTTATGATTACAGAACAGTACCTCGGTGCCCTGCCCACCAGAATTTTGCATGTCTACCAACCTATTCTCTACGCAATTGTTTATATGATATTTTCTGGCATATATTGGCACTTTACGGGCATTATTTTGTATCCCTACATATTAGATTGGACACGTCCCGGTATAACCACAGCATCCTTATTTGGTATTCTCTTGTATTTTATTGTAGCACAACTCGTGTTCTTTCTTTTATACAGACTGCAAAAGTACTCCTGCAGGAATGTACATGGAGATGATTAA
- the LOC137390131 gene encoding uncharacterized protein isoform X2, with protein sequence MGQIMQDIKDEFHLWKFMFQRCPPTRFYWCKTVNSSIPLMIFRCAAFIFAITILSLTLWSNGSDAALWQLAAFTVWSYIMLTLYFFTASLISVFYVYKSYRYSEPFHQVAVTHERNNPVSTSEESIIRGEVSGTTADLTNHEINFQTESVPWFLITQWCLYNIALPAAILVTIVYWGALYPMLQASSDFHTNFIDVSLHAVNSAFMITEQYLGALPTRILHVYQPILYAIVYMIFSGIYWHFTGIILYPYILDWTRPGITTASLFGILLYFIVAQLVFFLLYRLQKYSCRNVHGDD encoded by the exons ATGGGTCAGATAATGCAAGACATTAAAGATGAATTTCATCTATGGAAATTCATGTTTCAGAGATGCCCGCCTACAAGATTCTACTGGTGCAAG ACTGTGAACTCTTCCATTCCATTGATGATATTTAGATGTGCAGCTTTTATTTTTGCTATCACAATCCTGAGCCTGACCTTGTGGAGCAATGGCTCTGATGCTGCGCTTTGGCAGCTGGCTGCTTTCACAGTGTGGAGTTACATCATGCTTACCCTCTACTTTTTCACTGCGTCTCTCATCAG TGTTTTCTACGTGTACAAAAGCTACCGCTACTCAGAGCCATTCCATCAGGTAGCTGTTACTCATGAAAGAAACAATCCCGTATCTACGTCTGAAGAGAGCATCATTAGAGGAGAAGTTTCCGGAACCACAGCTGATTTG ACAAATCATGAAATCAATTTCCAGACAGAGTCAGTACCCTGGTTTCTCATAACTCAGTGGTGCTTATACAACATAGCTCTACCGGCAGCAATCCTCGTCACCATCGTCTACTGGGGTGCACTCTATCCAATGCTACAGGCTTCTTCTGACTTCCATACTAACTTCATAGACGTGTCGTTGCATGCGGTGAACAGCGCTTTTATGATTACAGAACAGTACCTCGGTGCCCTGCCCACCAGAATTTTGCATGTCTACCAACCTATTCTCTACGCAATTGTTTATATGATATTTTCTGGCATATATTGGCACTTTACGGGCATTATTTTGTATCCCTACATATTAGATTGGACACGTCCCGGTATAACCACAGCATCCTTATTTGGTATTCTCTTGTATTTTATTGTAGCACAACTCGTGTTCTTTCTTTTATACAGACTGCAAAAGTACTCCTGCAGGAATGTACATGGAGATGATTAA